The following coding sequences lie in one Myxococcus xanthus genomic window:
- the agmC gene encoding adventurous gliding motility protein AgmC — protein MKGTGLKAALAAGVLLSAIVAVAGPDTFFLGLGSDGLTVPSAQNQPTEVQVNTYAPVIAITTTSEGRPQLMLGNRRQGNAASNFANDRLVMVLQTTGITPTEVPDEAFEQDTLELGNSAVGRWELGTITGFNSTTGALVLSQPLKYSYAPDATQVILVPQYTSVTVADGARIEALPWDGASGGVVAFLAQEGIQLNGTGVISAASAGFRGGVFTREEVEDDPAEGCDRTDDGAGDFRLGMKGEGLSTTRYTGAGALRGLRNFTHGGGGGVCKQSGGGGGGNAGMGGLGGRSMDGSRSMGGRGGTSLSYSPLDHLTFGGGGGSGQGHTATAPAPNGGRGGGIVFLRAASLSGGRVDASGASAAESSDSGGGGGAGGSISVRLTETCSTTAIVANGGNGGDVDSVQSGTVNAAGPGGGGGGGRVLLQAGASSTCPISVDSGVAGLTSDDGEAPVARGAMPPASSIRLPPYVGSVTFLVGGMPETIAAPELTIANALVKTSSPLVTGTGAPGAGLLIYRNRPGQASVQEFVVRTVIGANGTYAVNVPLQEGSNTLKAAVERQGLQGSYCTDLPVTVDTRPPDTRASTSLSFPTNADEITFTVEGDEAEGQRCDNAATLPCTLQCRLTRPSQPTPAFSPCTSVSSHDISAAGGTYRFEARAIDAATNEDPTPAVIEFVVDHDSPDVSIRSTNPAPPVSMSHLDIAAFGFDSNASDLDRFECRLGVAVPPEEDPEYGAWATCPANHVLSGLLHGHGYTLEVRAVDRAGNQSPEDTHPWTVDLVAPDTEFTAALPEVTSQNVPFAFGSDDTDVVRFECSLDSAPFATCTSPFTPVTPPADGTHTLQVRAVDEAGNVDPTPAMHTWVVDTDGPPATIRLGPPDPSNQATAGFDFDSTAADVVRFECQLAEVPATGSSTTGTWATCPASKLYSNLTHGSRYTLLVRAVDRADNPGTEDTHSWTVDLVAPDTEFTAALPEVTSQNVPFAFGSDDTDVVRFECSLDSAPFATCTSPFTPVTPPADGTHALQVRAVDEAGNVDPTPAMHTWVVDTDGPPATIRLGPPDPSNQATAGFDFDSTAADVVRFECQLAEVPATGSSTTGTWATCPASKLYSNLTHGSRYTLLVRAVDRAENRGTDVPHSWTVDLVAPDTEFTAALPEVTSQNVPFAFSSDDTDVVRFECSLDSAPFATCTSPFTPVTPPADGTHALQVRAVDEAGNVDPTPVMHMWVVDTAAPDTAISLTSPVPPRNPNNSRSAAFGFTSSATDVVRFECRLDTTEPESTTGTWQTCPSAHVINDLVNGTTYQLHVRAVDRAGNSDASPASHLWRVDVTPPNTVFTQAPAELTSDLVATFGFASPQDSDVDYYECSLDGDPFERCVSGVEFQVDDGVHKMLIRAVDTAGNVDDTPATHVWRVDSGPVITEIRARPPQLTNESVARFVFTSNKGHVAFRCKLDDQTEVDCGSITPDPEDRETEHPFNVSDGRHTLNVHAVDQDNGDRDETGASYTWSVDTVAPGPPLITEPITAYVNTTTPVIRGTAPEAGTVTVYLGALNVGQAATSGTLSWELSGLQLEERQYTLRATLTDPASNTGSLNASEPRVFTVDVTPPDTTITGAPPARGRERTVTFEFEHRQEVNFAGFQCSLNDEQYRDCTTPYEVMVPQDGTYLLSVRARDLAGNLDPTPATHTWLVDSKRPETSIINKPGLFDHSSRSVFLFGSDEEEVRYECSLNGAAFAPCDNPVTLPPLSQVAHTLQVRAVDSVENVDDSPESYTWTVDDTPPEVPSLSFPTPGALVETRTPQFRGTALGEASEVVIRVDGDERGRASVDGAGQWRFTLTGSLPDGEHSVSVYAVDLARNQSAASELVTFTLIPSTEIDSRGGGLSCSLGGSGQAPVASLGFVAFALLAARRRRQP, from the coding sequence ATGAAGGGCACGGGGCTCAAGGCGGCGCTCGCGGCGGGCGTGTTGTTGAGCGCCATTGTCGCGGTGGCTGGGCCGGACACGTTCTTCCTGGGATTGGGCAGCGATGGCTTGACGGTCCCGTCCGCCCAGAACCAGCCCACGGAGGTGCAGGTCAATACCTACGCCCCGGTGATTGCCATCACGACAACGAGCGAGGGGCGTCCTCAACTGATGCTGGGCAACCGGCGCCAGGGCAACGCTGCCTCCAACTTCGCCAACGACCGATTGGTGATGGTGCTCCAGACAACGGGCATCACCCCGACCGAGGTCCCCGATGAGGCGTTCGAGCAGGACACGCTCGAGTTGGGGAACAGCGCGGTGGGCCGGTGGGAGTTGGGAACGATTACGGGCTTCAACAGCACCACGGGGGCGCTGGTGCTGTCACAGCCGCTCAAGTACAGCTACGCTCCTGACGCCACACAGGTCATTCTCGTTCCCCAGTACACCTCCGTCACCGTCGCGGACGGCGCGCGTATCGAGGCGTTGCCTTGGGATGGCGCGTCGGGCGGCGTCGTGGCGTTCCTGGCTCAAGAGGGCATCCAACTCAATGGCACGGGCGTCATCAGCGCCGCGTCGGCCGGATTCCGTGGCGGCGTGTTCACGCGTGAAGAAGTCGAAGACGACCCTGCGGAGGGGTGTGACCGAACCGATGACGGGGCCGGGGACTTCCGGCTAGGGATGAAGGGGGAGGGGCTGTCGACCACGCGCTACACCGGGGCCGGGGCCCTTCGAGGCCTCAGGAACTTCACCCATGGCGGCGGCGGCGGCGTGTGCAAACAGTCTGGCGGCGGTGGTGGCGGCAACGCGGGTATGGGCGGATTGGGGGGCAGGTCGATGGACGGCAGCCGGAGCATGGGCGGGCGTGGTGGCACGTCTCTGAGCTATTCACCGCTCGACCACCTGACGTTCGGCGGTGGAGGCGGCAGCGGTCAGGGACACACGGCGACCGCTCCGGCTCCCAACGGTGGACGGGGAGGCGGGATTGTCTTCCTTCGCGCGGCCAGCCTGTCAGGTGGCCGGGTCGATGCGTCTGGCGCGTCCGCCGCCGAGAGTTCGGACAGTGGCGGCGGTGGTGGGGCGGGTGGCTCCATCTCCGTCCGCTTGACGGAGACCTGCAGCACCACCGCTATCGTGGCGAACGGTGGCAACGGAGGTGATGTCGATAGTGTGCAGTCGGGGACGGTGAACGCCGCGGGCCCGGGCGGTGGCGGCGGTGGTGGACGTGTCCTGCTTCAGGCGGGCGCTTCGTCGACCTGTCCCATCTCGGTCGACAGTGGCGTGGCGGGGCTGACCTCGGACGATGGCGAGGCGCCGGTGGCTCGGGGGGCGATGCCTCCTGCATCGTCCATCCGGCTCCCTCCCTACGTCGGCTCGGTCACCTTCCTGGTGGGCGGTATGCCCGAGACGATTGCCGCGCCGGAGCTGACCATCGCGAACGCACTGGTGAAGACCTCGTCTCCGCTGGTGACAGGAACCGGAGCGCCTGGGGCCGGGCTATTGATCTATCGGAACCGCCCCGGCCAGGCCTCGGTGCAGGAGTTCGTGGTGCGCACCGTCATCGGTGCGAATGGCACATACGCCGTGAACGTCCCGCTTCAAGAGGGGAGCAACACGCTGAAGGCGGCCGTGGAGCGCCAGGGTTTGCAGGGGAGTTACTGCACGGATTTGCCTGTCACCGTGGACACCCGCCCACCGGATACACGCGCCTCTACGAGCCTGTCGTTTCCGACCAATGCCGATGAAATCACCTTCACCGTCGAAGGAGATGAGGCAGAGGGCCAGCGATGCGATAACGCGGCGACCCTCCCCTGCACGCTGCAGTGCCGGCTCACGCGGCCTTCTCAGCCCACGCCAGCCTTCAGCCCCTGCACGTCCGTTTCCAGTCATGACATCTCAGCGGCCGGCGGCACCTACCGGTTCGAGGCGAGGGCGATCGATGCCGCGACGAACGAGGACCCGACGCCCGCCGTCATTGAATTCGTGGTGGACCACGACTCACCGGATGTGAGCATTCGCTCGACGAATCCAGCGCCTCCTGTGTCCATGTCTCATTTGGACATTGCTGCGTTTGGTTTTGATTCGAATGCCAGTGATTTGGACCGCTTCGAGTGCAGACTGGGCGTGGCGGTTCCTCCCGAGGAAGACCCGGAATACGGCGCGTGGGCGACGTGCCCGGCGAACCATGTCCTGTCCGGGCTCCTGCACGGGCACGGCTACACGTTGGAGGTGCGCGCGGTGGACCGTGCCGGGAATCAAAGTCCCGAGGATACGCACCCGTGGACGGTGGACCTGGTGGCGCCCGACACGGAGTTCACCGCTGCGTTGCCGGAGGTGACGTCACAGAACGTGCCGTTCGCATTCGGTAGCGACGACACGGACGTGGTGCGCTTCGAGTGCAGCCTGGACTCGGCGCCCTTCGCGACGTGCACCTCGCCCTTCACGCCTGTCACTCCGCCGGCGGACGGGACGCACACGTTGCAGGTGAGGGCGGTGGATGAAGCGGGCAACGTGGACCCGACGCCCGCGATGCATACCTGGGTGGTGGACACGGACGGGCCTCCGGCGACGATTCGACTGGGCCCGCCGGACCCCAGCAACCAGGCGACGGCGGGCTTCGACTTCGATTCGACGGCTGCGGATGTCGTGCGCTTCGAATGCCAACTGGCGGAGGTGCCCGCGACGGGCAGTTCGACGACTGGCACGTGGGCTACATGCCCCGCCTCGAAGCTCTATTCGAACCTGACGCATGGCTCGCGCTACACGTTGTTGGTACGCGCGGTGGACCGTGCCGACAATCCGGGGACGGAGGACACGCACTCGTGGACGGTGGACCTGGTGGCGCCCGACACGGAGTTCACCGCTGCGTTGCCAGAGGTGACGTCACAGAACGTGCCGTTCGCATTCGGCAGCGACGACACGGACGTGGTGCGCTTCGAGTGCAGCCTGGATTCGGCGCCCTTCGCGACGTGCACCTCGCCCTTCACGCCTGTCACTCCGCCGGCGGACGGGACGCACGCGTTGCAGGTGAGGGCGGTGGATGAAGCGGGCAACGTGGACCCGACGCCCGCGATGCATACCTGGGTGGTGGACACGGACGGGCCTCCGGCGACGATTCGACTGGGCCCGCCGGACCCCAGCAACCAGGCGACGGCGGGCTTCGACTTCGATTCGACGGCCGCGGATGTCGTGCGCTTCGAATGCCAACTGGCGGAGGTGCCCGCGACGGGCAGTTCGACGACTGGCACGTGGGCTACGTGCCCCGCCTCGAAGCTCTATTCGAACCTGACGCATGGCTCGCGCTACACGTTGTTGGTACGCGCGGTGGACCGTGCCGAAAATCGGGGGACGGACGTCCCGCACTCGTGGACGGTGGACCTGGTGGCGCCCGACACGGAGTTCACCGCTGCGTTGCCGGAGGTGACGTCACAGAACGTGCCGTTCGCATTCAGTAGCGACGACACGGACGTGGTGCGCTTCGAGTGCAGCCTGGACTCGGCGCCCTTCGCGACGTGCACCTCGCCCTTCACGCCTGTCACTCCGCCGGCGGACGGGACGCACGCGTTGCAGGTGAGGGCGGTGGATGAAGCGGGCAACGTGGACCCGACGCCCGTGATGCATATGTGGGTGGTGGATACGGCCGCGCCAGATACCGCCATCAGTCTCACGTCTCCGGTCCCCCCGCGGAACCCGAACAACTCCCGCTCGGCGGCATTTGGCTTCACCTCCTCCGCGACGGACGTAGTCCGTTTCGAATGCAGGCTGGACACGACGGAGCCCGAGTCCACCACGGGAACCTGGCAGACGTGTCCCTCTGCCCATGTCATCAACGACCTCGTCAATGGCACCACCTACCAGCTTCACGTCAGGGCGGTCGACCGGGCGGGAAACAGTGACGCGTCGCCGGCCAGCCATTTGTGGCGTGTGGACGTGACCCCTCCCAACACGGTGTTTACGCAGGCGCCTGCGGAATTGACGAGTGACCTGGTCGCGACGTTTGGCTTTGCGTCACCTCAGGACTCGGATGTCGACTATTACGAGTGCAGCCTGGATGGAGACCCCTTCGAGAGGTGCGTCTCTGGCGTCGAGTTCCAGGTCGACGACGGGGTGCACAAGATGCTCATTCGCGCCGTGGACACGGCGGGAAACGTGGACGACACGCCCGCAACGCATGTCTGGCGGGTCGACTCCGGTCCTGTCATCACTGAGATCAGGGCGCGGCCACCGCAGCTCACCAACGAGTCGGTGGCCAGGTTTGTCTTCACGTCGAACAAGGGGCATGTGGCGTTCCGGTGCAAACTGGATGACCAGACCGAAGTCGACTGTGGCTCCATCACGCCAGATCCAGAGGATCGGGAGACTGAGCACCCCTTCAACGTATCGGATGGACGGCACACGCTGAATGTCCACGCCGTGGACCAGGACAACGGAGACCGGGATGAGACGGGTGCCTCCTACACCTGGTCCGTGGATACGGTTGCCCCGGGGCCACCGCTCATCACGGAGCCCATAACGGCGTACGTCAACACGACCACGCCTGTCATCCGGGGAACCGCCCCCGAGGCCGGGACGGTGACGGTGTATCTGGGGGCACTGAACGTCGGGCAGGCGGCGACGAGCGGCACTCTCTCCTGGGAGCTGAGCGGCCTCCAGTTGGAGGAGCGGCAGTACACCCTTCGCGCCACGTTGACGGACCCGGCATCCAACACGGGCTCACTGAACGCCTCCGAGCCGCGCGTCTTCACCGTGGACGTCACGCCGCCGGACACCACCATCACCGGGGCGCCCCCTGCTCGGGGCCGCGAACGGACCGTCACTTTCGAGTTTGAGCATCGGCAGGAGGTGAACTTCGCTGGCTTCCAGTGCAGCCTCAATGACGAGCAATACCGGGACTGCACGACGCCTTACGAGGTCATGGTTCCCCAGGATGGTACCTATCTCCTCAGCGTTCGCGCCCGCGACCTTGCTGGCAATCTGGATCCGACGCCTGCCACCCATACCTGGTTGGTCGACTCCAAGCGGCCCGAGACGAGCATCATCAACAAGCCTGGCTTGTTCGACCACTCGTCGCGCTCCGTGTTCTTGTTCGGCTCCGATGAAGAGGAGGTTCGCTACGAATGCAGTCTGAATGGCGCCGCATTCGCGCCCTGCGACAA
- a CDS encoding OmpA family protein, translating to MRRKELLHRGLALALALTSLSAGAQDASPLQRGFDLERLELNPGAEGSLLVGLGELLPKGHYRATVLAHYAHNPLLFVDTGRELAVVGNRATAHLAAAYAPLAWLQVGLQVPLVAFQGGDTLLMQERNIAAPASQALATPLVSGRFGLLRQEVHGGVDLAVELGVGLPLGSRDAFSRDGDSLRFSPKVMVGRHFGFIRAGAEVGYTRRPRLLLTEKEGDLEDEVGEELRVGLALATTGRRTRWEFNVRGMVPLTNQPASVELLPGGRYLVNSSLEVFGLVGIGVGSAPGTPLFRLMVGGSFGQVTPPRGPGESSVMCEMGLPPEVKVVECPDLDEDGDGVRNTDDKCPLVAGDVARSGCSAQDTDGDGIEDMLDGCPLEPGPAARQGCPTPDEDRDEVPDEIDSCPTDPGPADNRGCPIRDTDGDGIDNDKDECPSEPGPAERNGCPESDSDKDGVPNRVDSCANEPGDAKNLGCPLHVLPLVELRPDRLVVMGKVFFEPAQARVQSRSFEVLDWVAKVINEHPEIPSVVVGAHTDDRGFPDANRRLSQGRAESVRQYLITKGVEPGRLQSVGFGQDRPIDSNATSNGRENNRRVEFLLVVPEKEKTGTPRR from the coding sequence ATGAGAAGAAAAGAGCTCCTGCACCGCGGGCTCGCGCTGGCACTCGCGCTGACGTCCCTGTCCGCCGGGGCGCAGGATGCATCGCCCCTCCAGCGCGGTTTCGATCTGGAGCGCTTGGAGCTGAACCCCGGGGCGGAAGGCTCGCTCCTCGTGGGGCTCGGTGAGCTCCTGCCCAAGGGACATTACCGCGCGACCGTCCTGGCGCACTACGCCCACAACCCGCTGCTCTTCGTCGACACGGGCCGTGAGCTGGCGGTGGTCGGGAATCGGGCCACCGCGCATCTGGCCGCCGCCTATGCGCCGTTGGCCTGGCTTCAGGTCGGGCTCCAGGTGCCGCTGGTTGCCTTTCAAGGTGGGGATACCCTGCTCATGCAGGAGCGGAACATCGCCGCGCCCGCGAGCCAGGCCCTGGCGACGCCCCTGGTGAGCGGGCGGTTTGGCTTGTTGCGGCAGGAAGTGCATGGCGGCGTGGACCTCGCCGTGGAGCTGGGCGTGGGATTGCCGTTGGGCTCACGGGATGCGTTCTCACGGGATGGAGATTCGCTGCGCTTCTCGCCGAAGGTGATGGTGGGGCGCCACTTCGGCTTCATCCGGGCGGGGGCGGAGGTCGGGTACACGCGGCGGCCCCGGTTGTTGTTGACGGAGAAGGAAGGCGACCTCGAAGACGAGGTGGGCGAGGAGCTCCGGGTGGGCCTGGCGCTCGCGACCACGGGGCGGCGGACGCGGTGGGAGTTCAACGTGCGGGGCATGGTGCCGCTGACCAACCAGCCCGCCTCCGTGGAGCTGCTGCCGGGCGGTCGCTACCTGGTCAACTCCTCCTTGGAGGTGTTCGGGCTGGTAGGTATTGGCGTGGGCTCCGCGCCGGGAACGCCGCTGTTCCGGTTGATGGTGGGCGGTTCCTTCGGCCAGGTGACGCCGCCGCGCGGCCCGGGCGAGTCGTCCGTCATGTGCGAGATGGGACTCCCGCCGGAGGTGAAGGTCGTGGAGTGCCCCGACCTCGACGAGGACGGCGATGGCGTGCGCAACACTGATGACAAGTGCCCCCTGGTGGCGGGTGACGTGGCGCGCAGCGGCTGCTCCGCGCAGGACACCGACGGCGATGGCATCGAGGACATGCTCGATGGTTGCCCGTTGGAGCCGGGACCCGCGGCGCGGCAGGGCTGCCCCACTCCCGACGAGGACAGGGACGAGGTCCCGGACGAAATCGACAGCTGTCCCACGGACCCGGGACCCGCGGACAATCGCGGTTGCCCGATTCGGGACACCGACGGCGACGGCATCGACAACGACAAGGATGAGTGTCCCAGCGAGCCGGGGCCCGCGGAGCGCAATGGCTGCCCCGAGTCGGATTCGGACAAGGACGGCGTCCCCAACCGTGTGGACAGCTGTGCCAACGAGCCCGGCGACGCGAAGAACCTGGGCTGCCCGCTGCATGTCCTTCCCCTGGTGGAGCTGCGGCCGGACCGCCTGGTGGTGATGGGCAAGGTGTTCTTCGAGCCCGCGCAGGCACGCGTGCAGAGCCGCTCCTTCGAAGTGTTGGACTGGGTGGCGAAGGTCATCAATGAGCACCCGGAGATTCCGTCCGTCGTCGTGGGCGCGCACACGGATGACCGTGGCTTCCCGGACGCGAACCGCCGGCTGTCGCAGGGCCGCGCGGAGTCGGTGCGTCAGTACCTCATCACCAAGGGCGTGGAGCCGGGCCGGCTGCAGTCCGTGGGCTTTGGCCAGGACCGCCCCATCGATAGCAATGCGACCTCCAACGGCCGCGAGAACAACCGCCGCGTGGAGTTCCTGCTGGTGGTTCCCGAAAAGGAGAAGACGGGCACCCCCCGTCGCTAA
- the tssI gene encoding type VI secretion system tip protein TssI/VgrG: protein MIANAALKANQAEFEFQAGSFTAGELAVLGFEAEETLSQPYAVEVALAARPDVDVDEKALLGQDARLTVMLGDGTARFFHGIVSRMSRWDEGSGPERRRYRATVVPRLWTLRHRRKSRIYQEMTVPDIVHKVLDEAKVEHRLALTGEYPKRDYCVQYRESDLDFVSRLLEEEGIFYFFEHGEDAHMMVIGDGASANPAMQGESKLVFRERSQMVASQEYVHELVSRMEVQPGAVALRDYNFLRPAQDLGTSSEAENGEAALEIYDYPGRYEEPAPGRSLAKVRLEELRARAETVTGASYSRRICVGHSFELAEHPDEAANRKYLPVSVRHLGHQSEALSIEQGSLRSREDYRNEFLLQPAEVPFRPPRVTPRPVIPGAQTAIVVGPSGEEIHTDEHGRIKVQFHWDREGKNNDKSSCWIRVSQAWAGPGWGALYLPRIGHEVVVEFLEGDPDRPIVTGSVYNGANPTPIDLPGNKTQSTLRSSSSPGGAGSNELRFEDAAGSELVYLHAQKDFNIVVENDKTQEVRGNETLLVRKDRSRVIEGNQALLVKKNDDSTVTGNQTLAVTQNRSTTVGGNHTEAVAGDQSISVSGNQALTVAMASAETVALGKMLNVGGALAVTVGAAFNELVGGLKSEQVGGAKVEVVGAKKSETVKGARTLQVGGDLSEEVGKSRTLKVDKDMLVSVAGKVNHAAKDAYTLSAKEISLVAQEQFTLKVGSATLQVKKNGDVVIKGAKIEVTASGDVVIKGSKISEN, encoded by the coding sequence ATGATCGCGAACGCCGCCTTGAAAGCCAACCAGGCTGAGTTCGAGTTCCAGGCAGGGTCCTTCACCGCCGGGGAGCTGGCCGTCCTTGGCTTTGAAGCCGAGGAGACGCTGTCCCAGCCCTATGCGGTGGAGGTGGCACTGGCCGCCCGGCCGGACGTGGACGTGGATGAGAAGGCGCTGCTGGGTCAGGACGCCCGGCTCACCGTCATGCTCGGAGACGGCACCGCGCGCTTCTTCCACGGCATCGTGTCGCGCATGTCTCGGTGGGATGAAGGCAGCGGCCCCGAGCGTCGCCGCTACCGCGCCACCGTGGTGCCGCGGCTGTGGACGCTCCGCCACCGCCGCAAGAGCCGCATCTACCAGGAGATGACCGTCCCGGACATCGTCCACAAGGTGCTGGACGAGGCCAAGGTGGAGCACCGGCTGGCGCTCACCGGCGAGTACCCCAAGCGCGACTACTGCGTGCAGTACCGCGAGTCCGACCTCGACTTCGTGTCCCGCCTCCTGGAGGAAGAAGGCATCTTCTACTTCTTCGAGCACGGCGAGGACGCCCACATGATGGTGATTGGCGACGGCGCCTCCGCCAATCCCGCGATGCAGGGCGAATCCAAGCTCGTCTTCCGCGAGCGCAGCCAGATGGTCGCCTCGCAGGAGTACGTCCACGAGCTGGTCTCCCGCATGGAGGTGCAGCCCGGCGCCGTGGCCCTGCGCGACTACAACTTCCTGCGCCCCGCCCAGGACCTGGGCACCAGCTCCGAGGCGGAGAACGGAGAGGCCGCGCTCGAAATCTACGACTACCCCGGCCGCTATGAAGAGCCCGCGCCCGGCCGCAGCTTGGCGAAGGTGCGCCTGGAGGAGCTGCGCGCTCGGGCGGAGACGGTGACGGGCGCCAGCTACAGCCGCCGAATCTGCGTGGGCCACTCCTTCGAACTGGCGGAGCACCCGGACGAAGCCGCCAACCGCAAGTACCTGCCCGTCTCCGTGCGGCACCTGGGCCACCAGTCGGAGGCGCTGAGCATCGAGCAGGGCTCGCTGCGCAGCCGGGAGGACTACCGCAACGAGTTCCTCCTCCAGCCCGCGGAGGTGCCCTTCCGCCCGCCGCGCGTGACGCCCCGGCCGGTGATTCCCGGCGCGCAGACGGCCATCGTGGTGGGCCCCAGCGGTGAGGAGATCCACACCGACGAGCACGGCCGCATCAAGGTCCAGTTCCACTGGGACCGCGAGGGCAAGAACAACGACAAAAGCTCCTGCTGGATTCGCGTCAGCCAGGCCTGGGCGGGCCCGGGCTGGGGCGCCCTGTACCTGCCGCGCATCGGCCATGAGGTCGTCGTCGAGTTCCTCGAGGGCGACCCGGACCGGCCCATCGTCACCGGCAGCGTCTACAACGGGGCGAATCCGACGCCCATCGACCTGCCCGGCAACAAGACGCAGAGCACGCTGCGCTCCAGCTCCAGCCCCGGCGGCGCGGGCTCCAATGAGCTGCGCTTCGAGGACGCGGCCGGCAGCGAGCTCGTCTATCTGCACGCGCAGAAGGACTTCAACATCGTCGTGGAGAACGACAAGACGCAGGAGGTCCGCGGCAACGAGACGTTGCTGGTGCGCAAGGACCGCTCCCGCGTCATCGAGGGCAACCAGGCCCTGCTGGTGAAGAAGAACGACGACAGCACCGTCACCGGCAACCAGACGCTGGCCGTCACGCAGAACCGCTCCACCACCGTGGGCGGCAATCACACCGAAGCGGTGGCCGGGGACCAGTCCATCAGCGTCAGCGGCAACCAGGCCCTCACGGTGGCCATGGCCTCCGCGGAGACGGTGGCCCTGGGGAAGATGCTCAACGTGGGCGGCGCGCTCGCCGTCACCGTGGGCGCCGCCTTCAACGAACTGGTGGGCGGCCTCAAGTCCGAACAGGTGGGCGGCGCCAAGGTGGAGGTCGTCGGCGCCAAGAAGTCCGAGACGGTCAAGGGCGCCCGCACGCTCCAGGTGGGCGGGGACCTCTCCGAAGAGGTGGGTAAGTCCCGCACGCTCAAGGTAGACAAGGACATGCTGGTCAGCGTGGCCGGCAAGGTGAACCACGCCGCCAAGGACGCCTACACACTGTCCGCCAAGGAAATCTCACTGGTTGCCCAGGAGCAGTTCACCCTCAAGGTCGGCTCCGCCACGCTCCAGGTGAAGAAGAACGGGGACGTGGTCATCAAGGGCGCCAAGATCGAGGTCACCGCGTCGGGCGACGTCGTCATCAAGGGCTCCAAGATTTCCGAGAACTAG
- the tssJ gene encoding type VI secretion system lipoprotein TssJ codes for MKRAGRNLRWGVVIALAAALSGSAGCVKRVPQACETPPPFQVVVDASEQLNPDARGRSLPTVVQIVQLKDSVRLERAGFKDMWGKPEEFLKEDLLQVAELVIPPGRQVKRWVQRDPKARFVLAMGHFRQPLGYSWRTVAALPVVEEARCVERPAGDQGDPKPGDEVFRYRLQGYQIDLMFRPMTQAPEPRLQPQAGDGVSPRRGV; via the coding sequence GTGAAGCGTGCCGGCCGGAACCTTCGGTGGGGTGTGGTCATCGCGCTCGCGGCCGCCTTGAGCGGGAGCGCGGGCTGCGTAAAGCGTGTGCCCCAGGCGTGTGAGACGCCGCCGCCGTTCCAGGTGGTGGTGGATGCGTCGGAGCAGCTCAATCCTGACGCGCGCGGGCGCTCGCTGCCCACCGTGGTGCAGATTGTCCAGCTCAAGGACAGCGTCCGGCTGGAGCGCGCGGGCTTCAAGGACATGTGGGGCAAGCCGGAGGAGTTCCTCAAGGAGGACCTGCTCCAGGTGGCCGAGCTGGTGATTCCGCCCGGCCGCCAGGTGAAGCGCTGGGTGCAGCGTGATCCGAAGGCCCGCTTCGTCCTGGCCATGGGGCACTTCCGGCAGCCACTGGGCTATTCGTGGCGGACGGTGGCGGCGCTCCCCGTGGTGGAGGAAGCGCGCTGCGTGGAGCGCCCCGCGGGTGACCAGGGCGACCCGAAGCCGGGAGACGAGGTCTTCCGCTACCGGCTGCAAGGCTATCAGATTGACCTGATGTTCCGGCCCATGACGCAGGCGCCGGAGCCTCGACTCCAACCCCAAGCAGGCGACGGCGTGTCGCCGCGGAGAGGTGTATGA